The Methylomonas koyamae genome has a segment encoding these proteins:
- a CDS encoding tetratricopeptide repeat protein, whose product MDKGFALVCALLLFGCNSPVETADSHLQKGKDFIEKGELDKAFLELKSANQSDDKRGETYYYMALLDEKSNNYKAMKQNLTRALELDSGLLDAKIKLGKLNVLSGDLDKALELAKAALASDPGNLEAQIIEASVYVKQEKSDQASQIVQQILKDNQDNVDVLSLAAALAYKANRPADALDLIGKGLDKDGKNIALRLFRVKINASNNQVDKVIEDYKSLVDLYPENNNFKLSLASIYSMTNKLDLAESLLRIVAEKEGYKPDSEITLLEFLNARAKDRVPVEYEVMVNRHQRQGALILELSKWMMANGFIDTAKNGLQKVVELEGDGDLGLTAKVLIADTSMLAKQYDVTKNIVDQVLVSNPEFVPAKLLRARLFLAENNPDEALVLLNKLVWDKANLDEVYALLGQVHQVKKDRKTADKYFKQALEVNPVNLVAFNNTFSSYIQTGQRDTARQVLDKALKLKPNQINFLISQAELDILEKRWDQAQDVVHKIALFSKEKAVPFYLQANVLQGKGKYSDAIALYDKILQEFPGHLNSMVNLARSFDASGQKEKAVSYLEIHHDKHPDDSTIVGVLTDVYLANKDYSKAKKLLSAQIDKFPKSVSSYLALAKVQALSGENVESVKQIYLKGLQANPDDVQLALALAGLYEQVNEKQNAKKIYEELLERHPDVDVVVNNLSALLVESDDQDNLVKGMALAERFKNSDNPYFQDTYAWALVRSGRVTDGLKLLEELIIKEPKLPEFRYHLGVAHYQSGNKATALSELKQAIALSDRQKKGFAGQDVAKKMVFEIEHSTIK is encoded by the coding sequence GTGGATAAAGGTTTTGCGCTGGTTTGTGCGCTACTTTTGTTCGGATGTAATTCACCGGTAGAAACCGCCGATAGTCATCTACAAAAAGGAAAAGACTTTATCGAGAAAGGCGAATTGGATAAAGCTTTCTTGGAGTTGAAAAGCGCCAATCAGAGTGACGACAAAAGAGGGGAAACTTACTATTACATGGCTTTGCTGGATGAAAAATCCAATAATTACAAAGCTATGAAGCAGAATTTGACCAGGGCGTTGGAATTAGATAGCGGCTTACTTGACGCTAAAATCAAGCTGGGCAAGCTAAATGTTTTATCTGGCGATTTGGATAAGGCTTTGGAGCTTGCAAAAGCGGCCTTGGCTAGTGACCCCGGCAATTTAGAAGCTCAAATTATTGAGGCTTCCGTTTACGTCAAACAGGAGAAGTCCGATCAAGCCAGTCAAATTGTCCAGCAAATTTTGAAGGATAACCAAGATAACGTCGATGTATTGTCTTTAGCTGCCGCTTTAGCTTACAAGGCCAATCGGCCGGCTGATGCTTTGGATTTAATTGGGAAAGGCTTAGATAAAGACGGCAAGAATATAGCTTTGCGTTTGTTTAGGGTGAAGATAAATGCATCTAACAACCAGGTTGACAAAGTAATTGAAGATTATAAAAGCCTTGTTGATTTATACCCAGAGAACAATAATTTTAAATTGAGCTTAGCCTCAATTTATTCCATGACGAACAAACTGGATTTGGCAGAATCTTTGCTCCGGATTGTTGCCGAAAAGGAAGGCTATAAGCCCGATTCCGAAATTACTCTGTTAGAGTTTCTTAATGCTAGAGCTAAAGACAGGGTGCCTGTCGAGTATGAGGTCATGGTAAATCGTCATCAGCGGCAGGGTGCCCTAATATTGGAATTGTCGAAGTGGATGATGGCGAATGGCTTTATCGACACGGCCAAAAATGGATTACAGAAAGTTGTTGAATTAGAAGGAGATGGCGACTTAGGGCTAACAGCGAAAGTTCTGATCGCAGATACATCCATGCTGGCCAAGCAATACGATGTCACAAAAAATATTGTTGACCAAGTGCTTGTGTCGAATCCTGAGTTCGTTCCTGCAAAACTCTTAAGAGCAAGGTTATTCTTGGCCGAAAACAATCCTGATGAGGCTCTGGTTTTACTCAACAAGCTTGTATGGGATAAGGCAAATTTAGACGAGGTATATGCTCTTTTGGGGCAAGTGCACCAAGTTAAAAAGGACCGTAAGACTGCTGATAAATATTTCAAGCAAGCGCTGGAAGTAAATCCGGTCAACTTGGTTGCTTTTAATAATACCTTTAGTTCCTATATCCAAACAGGGCAAAGAGATACTGCACGACAAGTTTTAGACAAAGCCCTTAAATTAAAGCCAAATCAAATTAATTTTCTTATTAGCCAGGCAGAGCTTGATATTTTAGAAAAACGTTGGGATCAGGCGCAGGATGTTGTGCATAAAATAGCTTTATTTTCCAAAGAGAAAGCTGTGCCGTTTTATCTTCAAGCCAACGTACTGCAGGGTAAAGGAAAATATTCCGATGCGATAGCATTATATGACAAGATTCTTCAAGAATTTCCAGGGCATCTTAATTCTATGGTAAACCTGGCGCGAAGCTTTGATGCGTCCGGACAGAAAGAAAAAGCTGTTTCTTATTTGGAAATTCACCATGATAAGCATCCGGATGACTCTACGATTGTTGGTGTTTTGACGGATGTTTACTTAGCTAATAAAGATTACAGCAAAGCTAAAAAGCTACTTTCTGCACAAATTGATAAATTTCCTAAATCAGTTTCCAGTTATTTGGCTTTGGCTAAAGTCCAAGCCTTATCCGGTGAAAATGTGGAATCAGTCAAGCAAATATATTTGAAAGGTTTGCAAGCTAATCCGGACGACGTTCAGCTAGCGTTGGCTTTGGCGGGGCTCTACGAGCAAGTCAACGAAAAACAGAATGCAAAGAAAATTTACGAAGAATTGCTTGAAAGGCATCCGGATGTCGACGTTGTTGTAAATAATTTGTCGGCTTTGCTTGTAGAGTCGGATGACCAGGATAACTTGGTCAAGGGTATGGCGCTTGCCGAGAGGTTTAAAAACTCCGATAACCCTTATTTTCAAGATACCTATGCGTGGGCGCTTGTAAGGTCCGGTAGAGTTACTGATGGACTAAAATTACTGGAAGAACTCATCATCAAGGAGCCAAAACTACCTGAATTCAGATACCATTTGGGGGTTGCCCACTACCAAAGTGGCAATAAAGCAACTGCATTATCCGAATTAAAGCAGGCTATCGCTTTATCGGATAGGCAGAAGAAAGGCTTTGCTGGACAGGATGTTGCGAAGAAGATGGTGTTCGAGATTGAACATTCTACAATTAAATAA
- a CDS encoding polysaccharide biosynthesis/export family protein — MIFKKFFVAWVAVLACLFVGGCAQPLLEDIQQASDYTYRIGPGDSVNIFVWGNPELSTSAAVRPDGKITVPLVEELLASGKTPFELARDIEKVLSTYVKSPQVVVMVGGFKGVRDQQIRIIGRIGGGGGGGGGGGGGGGGGGGGIGRYQGKSIPYERGMTLLDVIIQIGLDQYADGNRASVIRNINGELKPYAVRINDLIDDADLTANVLMMPGDILIIPDAYF, encoded by the coding sequence ATGATTTTCAAAAAATTCTTTGTTGCCTGGGTTGCGGTGCTCGCTTGTTTGTTCGTTGGCGGGTGTGCGCAGCCTTTGCTTGAAGACATACAGCAAGCTTCTGACTATACCTATCGAATCGGACCCGGAGATAGTGTCAACATATTCGTATGGGGAAATCCTGAATTATCGACATCTGCAGCGGTAAGGCCTGATGGCAAAATTACTGTTCCGTTGGTTGAGGAGCTTTTAGCGAGCGGTAAAACACCTTTCGAGCTAGCCAGAGATATTGAGAAGGTGCTGTCTACCTATGTCAAAAGCCCCCAGGTCGTAGTTATGGTCGGAGGATTCAAAGGTGTTAGGGATCAGCAAATTCGAATTATAGGTAGAATCGGTGGCGGTGGCGGTGGCGGTGGCGGTGGCGGTGGCGGTGGCGGTGGCGGTGGCGGTGGAATTGGTCGCTACCAAGGAAAGTCGATACCTTACGAAAGGGGTATGACATTGTTGGATGTTATTATACAAATAGGGCTTGATCAGTATGCCGATGGAAATAGAGCCAGTGTTATTCGGAATATTAATGGAGAGCTTAAGCCTTATGCGGTGAGAATTAATGATCTTATTGATGACGCCGATTTGACAGCCAATGTTTTGATGATGCCCGGTGATATTTTAATTATCCCAGATGCGTATTTTTAG
- a CDS encoding XrtA system polysaccharide chain length determinant — translation MQQDLSEVYFYLKGTLKYKRVAILFALAVCIGAWTYIFLMPDRFESKAKVHIDSATVIRPLMRGMVIEPDISALIRIIQQLMFTRPNLEKIIELSQLSRIQDEFGGKSDLIERLKKDITIAGGRGDIFDIAFSARDPEVARSVVQAVLTVFSEQTEGKALADASDAQRFIEQQIRDYEIRLQDAEKAKEEFKRTNMDLLNDADQFQALQKMKEQYQDANTALQQAISRRDVLAEQVAEVRDSDEDWGIPTASQEVSSSADSARIESLKDKRTELLLKYTEKHPSIIEIDKLIDTLKSQEQQELASKQELANKENKVEDQTSIAPAKMTNPYVQALKMGFDNAQAEVASNEALVESIRKRIAKLEEGLNERLTIETEMKNLNRDYETISGKYSELLERREQAHITERVDDQTSRLKFKIADPPSKPDKPSFPNRKLFYSLVLLVSIVIGFCVAFLIYFIRPVFMSARQVRVVTGLPSLGSVSLTSQGINKTTNIDWILVSTLLLLVAGYIGIMALEILK, via the coding sequence ATGCAGCAAGATCTGTCCGAAGTTTATTTTTATTTAAAAGGCACACTTAAGTACAAGCGTGTAGCGATTTTATTTGCGCTTGCAGTTTGTATAGGTGCGTGGACTTATATTTTTTTAATGCCTGATAGGTTTGAGTCCAAAGCAAAAGTGCATATAGACTCTGCAACTGTGATTAGACCGCTTATGAGAGGGATGGTAATCGAACCGGATATATCCGCTTTAATAAGAATAATTCAGCAGTTAATGTTCACTAGGCCAAATTTGGAGAAAATTATCGAGTTATCGCAGTTAAGTCGTATTCAGGATGAGTTTGGCGGCAAGTCGGATTTAATCGAGAGGCTTAAGAAAGATATTACCATTGCGGGTGGTCGTGGAGATATCTTTGACATCGCTTTTAGCGCCAGAGATCCAGAAGTCGCTAGAAGTGTCGTACAAGCAGTGTTAACGGTGTTTTCAGAGCAAACTGAAGGTAAAGCCTTGGCGGATGCCAGCGACGCGCAAAGATTCATAGAGCAACAAATTCGGGACTACGAAATCAGGTTGCAGGATGCGGAAAAGGCAAAAGAGGAATTTAAACGAACTAATATGGATTTATTGAACGACGCAGATCAATTTCAGGCGTTGCAAAAGATGAAAGAGCAGTATCAGGACGCTAATACTGCTCTCCAACAGGCCATCTCTCGCCGAGATGTTCTGGCAGAACAGGTAGCGGAAGTGCGCGACTCAGACGAGGATTGGGGTATTCCGACTGCATCGCAAGAAGTATCATCTTCCGCTGATAGCGCTAGAATCGAATCGCTCAAGGATAAACGGACAGAGTTATTATTGAAATATACCGAAAAGCACCCCTCCATCATTGAAATTGATAAATTGATAGATACATTAAAGAGTCAAGAACAACAGGAGTTAGCAAGTAAGCAAGAATTGGCTAATAAAGAAAATAAAGTCGAAGATCAAACTTCGATAGCACCTGCCAAAATGACAAATCCCTACGTTCAAGCCCTTAAAATGGGCTTTGACAATGCCCAAGCTGAAGTTGCTTCAAATGAAGCTCTGGTGGAGTCTATCCGCAAAAGAATTGCTAAGCTGGAAGAAGGCTTGAACGAAAGGTTGACTATCGAGACCGAGATGAAAAATCTAAATCGCGATTATGAAACGATCAGTGGCAAGTATTCTGAATTATTGGAAAGAAGAGAACAAGCCCACATTACAGAGCGGGTGGATGATCAAACTTCAAGGCTGAAATTCAAAATTGCCGATCCACCGAGCAAGCCAGATAAGCCCAGCTTCCCTAATAGAAAATTATTTTATTCATTGGTTTTATTGGTCAGTATTGTAATTGGATTTTGTGTTGCTTTTTTGATTTATTTTATACGCCCGGTATTTATGTCTGCAAGGCAAGTTCGAGTAGTAACGGGCTTGCCTTCTCTAGGGAGTGTATCCCTAACTTCTCAGGGTATAAATAAAACCACGAATATTGACTGGATACTGGTCTCTACTTTGCTCTTATTGGTGGCTGGCTATATCGGTATTATGGCGCTGGAAATACTTAAGTAA
- a CDS encoding IS1380 family transposase: protein MSRFKLKASKKEFTSYAGLALVGQCLDIINVEAVVDGRIPVSQGIKTSDVVKSATALLSIGKSDFEAIEPFREDRFFKQALNLRKVPGSVWLRQRLDRVSDALREPLDEMSMRLIERSDAPITPHKGYVCLDIDTFVMDQSGSKKEEVSRTYQGVDGYTPVAAYLGNEGWCVGLELRPGRWHSSLEIEYFLERLLPRVERLVPVDQAVLMRKDSGFDSAKLLFAAAAEKDRWAALGRQFEYLVKWNPRRQDKDSWIAQAEALGAFIEKRPGKREALFSMNVERRFGKQTRRFRLVIRLIERTISKHGQHLLLPDIELEGWWTSLDDEEAMVIERYRDHGTHEQFHSEFKTDLDLERLPSGKFDTNDAILRLGMLAYNCLRLLGQLGLLGDLAPIRHPAKRRRIKTVLQEIMYRAGQVIHKARQWWLDLGQASPVARLFEYLQQRLVVQPPAATG, encoded by the coding sequence ATGAGTCGCTTCAAACTGAAAGCTTCAAAAAAGGAATTCACCTCGTATGCCGGGCTGGCCTTGGTCGGGCAATGCCTGGACATCATCAATGTTGAAGCGGTGGTTGATGGACGGATACCGGTCTCGCAAGGTATCAAGACTTCGGACGTGGTCAAATCAGCGACCGCCCTGCTCAGCATCGGCAAGAGCGATTTCGAGGCGATCGAGCCGTTTCGGGAAGACCGGTTTTTCAAGCAGGCGCTCAACCTGCGTAAAGTGCCGGGCAGCGTCTGGTTGCGGCAACGACTGGACCGCGTCAGTGATGCGTTGCGGGAGCCGTTGGACGAGATGTCGATGCGCTTGATTGAACGCTCCGACGCGCCGATCACACCGCACAAAGGGTACGTCTGCCTGGACATAGACACCTTTGTGATGGATCAAAGCGGCAGCAAGAAGGAAGAGGTCAGTCGTACCTATCAGGGTGTGGACGGGTATACGCCGGTAGCGGCCTATCTGGGCAACGAAGGCTGGTGCGTGGGTTTGGAGCTACGGCCTGGACGTTGGCATTCGTCACTGGAGATTGAGTATTTTCTGGAACGGCTGTTGCCGCGCGTCGAACGTCTGGTGCCCGTTGATCAAGCCGTGCTGATGCGCAAGGATTCGGGTTTCGATAGCGCCAAGTTATTGTTTGCAGCGGCGGCTGAAAAAGACCGCTGGGCGGCTCTGGGTCGGCAGTTCGAGTATTTGGTGAAATGGAACCCACGTCGCCAGGACAAAGATAGCTGGATTGCGCAAGCCGAGGCGCTCGGCGCCTTCATTGAGAAGCGTCCGGGCAAGCGCGAAGCGCTGTTCTCGATGAACGTCGAACGCCGCTTTGGCAAACAAACCCGCCGCTTCCGCCTAGTGATACGCCTGATCGAACGTACCATCAGCAAACACGGGCAACACCTGCTGTTACCGGACATCGAACTGGAAGGCTGGTGGACCAGTTTGGACGACGAGGAAGCGATGGTCATCGAACGCTATCGCGACCACGGTACCCATGAGCAATTCCACTCCGAGTTCAAAACCGACCTCGATCTGGAACGTCTACCGTCTGGCAAGTTTGACACCAACGACGCCATCCTGCGTCTCGGCATGCTGGCATACAATTGTTTGCGACTGCTCGGACAACTGGGCTTGCTCGGTGACTTGGCGCCGATCCGGCATCCAGCCAAGCGGCGGCGGATCAAAACAGTGTTACAGGAAATCATGTATCGTGCCGGGCAAGTCATACACAAAGCCAGACAGTGGTGGCTGGATTTGGGGCAGGCGTCGCCGGTTGCCCGGTTATTTGAATATCTGCAGCAACGCCTGGTGGTTCAGCCACCTGCCGCGACGGGATAA
- a CDS encoding polysaccharide biosynthesis tyrosine autokinase has protein sequence MSTDSGNIQGAESNGINRSNLILICSSLPGEGKTFVSINLALSIANERDKSVLLIDADVEKPNIAKQLGIDNSRGLIEYLEDDKVTFSDILLKTDLPNLSIITAGKRHKYSTELLSSQRMYLFAEEVSRRYRDRIVIFDSPPLLVATQAQILAELVGQVVLVIAAEATPQSVVNESVSKLSNCDVVMTLLNKTRKEIDIYGHNYSYGKYGHF, from the coding sequence GTGAGCACGGATTCAGGTAATATTCAAGGGGCTGAAAGCAATGGGATTAATCGTTCGAATTTGATTTTAATATGCAGTAGTTTGCCGGGGGAGGGTAAAACATTTGTCTCCATTAACTTGGCGTTGAGTATTGCTAATGAAAGGGATAAAAGTGTTCTGCTTATTGATGCCGATGTTGAAAAGCCTAATATTGCTAAGCAGCTTGGAATTGATAATTCTCGTGGGTTGATAGAGTATTTGGAGGATGACAAGGTCACTTTTTCGGATATTTTGTTAAAAACCGATCTGCCTAATTTAAGTATTATTACCGCAGGTAAACGACATAAATATTCAACCGAATTGTTGTCCAGTCAAAGAATGTATTTGTTCGCGGAAGAAGTAAGCCGCCGCTATAGGGACAGGATTGTAATTTTTGATTCCCCCCCTCTGTTGGTGGCGACTCAGGCTCAGATATTGGCTGAGCTTGTCGGTCAGGTTGTGCTTGTGATTGCCGCGGAGGCTACTCCACAAAGCGTTGTTAATGAATCGGTTTCCAAGTTGAGCAATTGCGATGTGGTTATGACGCTGCTAAACAAGACAAGAAAAGAAATAGATATATATGGTCATAACTACAGTTATGGTAAATATGGGCATTTTTGA
- a CDS encoding TIGR03016 family PEP-CTERM system-associated outer membrane protein produces MGIFDSCSSRFQVVPCKLVFSSFLVCFFYPGIGYGLDWRLTPSLSATETFTDNINLSNIEKKSGFVTEVAPGLSINGSSPWSNFNLNYRLQGLHNAGGRDDLDFNHQLNMTSLYQAVRNTLFIQTSSSISQQNISNALVTTDNISGVGGRTENTNFSISPYWTPRFGQFGSGLFKVGYSRSTFDTSSSSQAASLVPDNFVTDSDAFTRQARLASGSFFSSMNWALNYSSNEQTRGTGQDVRFEQYQGDMRYFLSRKFSVFGLAGFENNDYQTTQNSIRNGFFYTLGGRWNPSRWYSLEVGLGNNKHATVQFNPSSNFSSTITYRNKDVGLNTGDSWDASLRYQFKQANFGFNYNQETTTTQQLLTEQGYFIRDASGNLSQVINTQDLIAQGFLMLDPSDPAGTRLIPGPNFNNSRLVSNPFDLVNDVIIRKRGTLSFSYQTGKSSYTASMYNERRSYELRAGEDMSYGISGGWQWQVEPRLNFYLRPSWQHNQGQLADNTRYDLALGLNRSIPINLGRPLLMDTRFEIRHISQSSDTSTFDYTENRASANFNVRF; encoded by the coding sequence ATGGGCATTTTTGATTCTTGTTCTTCTCGGTTTCAGGTAGTTCCCTGTAAGCTCGTCTTCTCTAGTTTTTTAGTTTGTTTTTTCTATCCCGGAATTGGTTATGGACTCGACTGGCGTCTTACTCCAAGTTTGTCGGCTACCGAGACGTTTACTGATAATATAAACCTTTCTAATATCGAAAAAAAAAGCGGTTTTGTCACCGAGGTGGCGCCAGGGCTCTCTATAAATGGCTCGTCACCTTGGAGTAATTTTAATCTGAATTATCGCTTACAAGGCTTGCATAATGCCGGCGGGCGTGATGATTTAGATTTTAATCACCAATTGAACATGACCTCTTTGTACCAAGCCGTCAGGAATACCCTTTTTATTCAGACCAGCAGCTCGATTAGCCAGCAAAATATTAGTAATGCGCTAGTTACTACCGATAATATTTCCGGGGTCGGCGGACGCACTGAAAATACAAATTTCAGTATTTCTCCGTACTGGACGCCAAGGTTCGGCCAGTTTGGGAGTGGGTTGTTCAAAGTGGGTTACAGCCGATCTACTTTCGACACTTCCAGTTCTTCTCAGGCGGCGAGTTTGGTTCCGGATAATTTTGTAACCGATTCGGATGCTTTTACGCGCCAAGCCCGTTTGGCGAGCGGCTCTTTTTTTAGTAGTATGAATTGGGCTCTGAATTATTCATCGAATGAGCAAACCAGGGGAACGGGGCAGGATGTTCGGTTTGAACAATACCAGGGAGATATGCGCTATTTTTTGAGTAGAAAGTTTAGTGTTTTCGGGCTTGCTGGTTTCGAAAATAATGATTATCAGACCACCCAGAATAGTATTCGAAATGGTTTTTTTTATACGCTGGGTGGACGCTGGAATCCTAGTCGATGGTATTCATTGGAAGTCGGTTTGGGCAATAACAAACACGCTACGGTGCAATTCAATCCGTCAAGTAATTTCAGTTCTACAATTACATACCGTAATAAAGATGTGGGGCTTAATACCGGCGATTCTTGGGATGCCAGTCTAAGATACCAATTCAAACAAGCTAATTTCGGATTTAATTATAACCAGGAAACTACTACTACACAGCAGTTGTTGACCGAGCAGGGATACTTTATCAGGGATGCGTCCGGTAACCTGAGCCAAGTGATAAATACGCAAGATTTAATAGCCCAGGGTTTTTTGATGCTGGACCCATCTGATCCCGCAGGTACTCGGTTAATTCCCGGTCCTAATTTTAACAATTCTCGGCTTGTTTCAAATCCTTTTGATCTGGTCAACGACGTTATTATTAGAAAAAGAGGGACCTTGTCATTTAGTTACCAGACTGGCAAAAGTAGTTACACCGCTTCCATGTATAACGAAAGGCGATCTTACGAGCTAAGAGCCGGAGAAGACATGTCTTATGGTATCTCGGGAGGTTGGCAGTGGCAGGTCGAGCCAAGGTTGAATTTTTATCTTCGCCCATCTTGGCAGCATAACCAGGGTCAATTAGCGGACAACACTCGATACGACTTGGCTTTGGGCCTCAATCGTTCTATCCCGATCAATCTTGGACGTCCTTTGCTGATGGATACCCGTTTCGAGATTCGCCACATCAGCCAAAGTTCAGACACCTCCACTTTCGACTATACTGAAAACCGTGCATCAGCCAACTTCAACGTTCGTTTCTGA
- a CDS encoding XrtA/PEP-CTERM system-associated ATPase translates to MYDGFYNLTQKPFQLSADPDFFFQSSVHKRALAYMHYGLTQGEGFVLVIGSPGTGKTMLVKSLIKNLNKDKLLIGVMMTSQVGPEDTLRMAASTFGFTFSLTDKASLLSGFEKFIVEKAREGRRLLLIVDEAQNLPKQSLEELRMLTNLDVNGNPVFQVFLVGQTELKRTIYAADMEQLKQRIVSTFQLDPLDLEETKEYILFRLQTAGWGGTPEFGPGVFDVIHEFTGGIPRRINSLCDRLLLFGYLEELALLNEEAVRKVIVEVKEEMLLESGDEDTRTQTLVAGRISNDDASFEQRLDRLEAIVDNLRNSVSKEKALLRKAILLQLDMDSVYGETTDSE, encoded by the coding sequence ATGTACGACGGTTTTTACAATCTTACGCAAAAGCCCTTCCAGCTTAGCGCCGATCCGGATTTTTTCTTTCAAAGTTCTGTGCATAAAAGGGCTTTGGCTTACATGCATTACGGCTTAACGCAGGGCGAAGGCTTTGTGTTGGTCATCGGTTCTCCCGGTACCGGTAAGACCATGCTGGTAAAAAGTTTGATCAAAAATTTGAATAAAGACAAATTGTTGATCGGTGTGATGATGACCTCACAGGTCGGTCCTGAAGATACGTTGAGAATGGCGGCATCGACTTTCGGTTTTACCTTTTCTTTAACGGACAAAGCCAGTTTACTTTCGGGTTTTGAGAAATTTATTGTCGAGAAAGCAAGAGAGGGGCGGCGATTGCTATTGATCGTCGACGAAGCGCAAAACTTGCCGAAGCAGTCGCTGGAAGAGCTTCGAATGTTGACTAACTTAGATGTAAACGGCAACCCCGTATTCCAAGTTTTCCTGGTTGGTCAAACCGAACTGAAGCGGACGATTTATGCTGCCGATATGGAGCAATTAAAGCAACGTATCGTGTCTACATTTCAGCTCGATCCCCTGGATTTGGAGGAAACCAAGGAATATATACTGTTTCGTCTGCAGACGGCCGGTTGGGGCGGAACGCCGGAATTCGGGCCGGGCGTTTTCGATGTGATTCATGAGTTTACCGGCGGCATTCCACGGAGGATTAACTCGCTGTGCGATCGGTTATTGCTGTTCGGTTATTTGGAAGAGCTGGCGCTATTGAACGAAGAAGCCGTTAGAAAAGTGATCGTTGAGGTCAAAGAAGAAATGCTACTGGAGTCGGGCGACGAAGACACTCGCACACAGACCTTGGTTGCCGGCCGCATTTCGAACGACGATGCTAGTTTTGAGCAAAGATTGGACAGATTGGAAGCCATCGTGGATAACCTGAGAAACAGCGTAAGTAAAGAAAAAGCCTTGCTCAGAAAGGCGATCCTGTTGCAGTTGGATATGGATAGCGTTTACGGCGAAACAACGGATTCCGAATAG
- the wecB gene encoding non-hydrolyzing UDP-N-acetylglucosamine 2-epimerase, which yields MSKTIVCVVGARPNFMKMAPIIRQLQLVKDRVVPYLVHTGQHYDQTMKDTFFRQLGIPEPDRDLGVGSGTHAVQTANVMLRFESVLDEVKPFAVLVVGDVNSTIACGLVAVKKNIPLIHVEAGLRSFDREMPEEINRVLTDQISDLLFTTERAAEANLVREGIAPERIKFSGNVMIDTLLANCKQADSLDQILQRYDVALPIYEKKYALLTMHRPSNVDDPDTLSRLVSVIADISNKVPVVFPVHPRTQQKLSDAGLLSEFSGRQVALLPPVGYLEILGLMQSAQLVLTDSGGLQEETTALGVPCVTLRENTERPITVTEGTNTIVGSDPEKIMACVDDIMVTGGKTGRVPEYWDGRAAVRIVDEILRHYLQAG from the coding sequence ATGTCCAAGACCATAGTCTGTGTCGTCGGCGCGCGGCCGAATTTCATGAAGATGGCGCCAATTATTCGTCAGCTACAACTAGTAAAAGATCGGGTCGTACCTTACCTCGTGCATACCGGGCAGCACTACGATCAAACGATGAAGGACACGTTTTTTCGGCAATTGGGCATACCGGAGCCGGATCGAGATTTGGGTGTCGGTTCCGGTACGCACGCGGTTCAAACCGCTAACGTTATGCTACGTTTCGAGTCGGTTTTGGACGAAGTCAAGCCATTTGCGGTTTTGGTTGTCGGCGATGTCAATTCCACTATTGCATGCGGCCTGGTAGCCGTTAAAAAAAACATTCCTTTGATTCACGTGGAAGCGGGATTGCGGAGCTTTGACCGTGAAATGCCGGAAGAAATAAATCGGGTGTTGACGGATCAAATTTCCGATTTATTGTTTACTACTGAGCGGGCGGCGGAGGCCAATCTAGTCAGAGAAGGAATCGCTCCCGAACGCATCAAATTCAGTGGTAACGTCATGATCGATACTCTGCTTGCTAATTGTAAGCAAGCGGATTCTTTAGACCAAATTCTGCAGCGCTACGATGTCGCATTACCAATCTACGAAAAAAAATATGCGTTGTTAACAATGCATAGGCCGTCGAATGTCGACGATCCCGATACCCTGTCGCGTTTGGTTTCAGTGATTGCAGATATTAGTAATAAAGTGCCGGTAGTGTTCCCTGTGCACCCGCGGACGCAGCAAAAATTAAGCGATGCCGGTTTGTTATCCGAGTTTTCTGGCCGGCAAGTAGCCTTACTTCCGCCAGTGGGATATCTGGAGATTTTGGGATTAATGCAGTCCGCGCAACTGGTTTTGACTGATTCGGGCGGGTTGCAGGAAGAAACTACCGCTCTGGGTGTGCCGTGCGTTACGTTACGGGAGAATACCGAGCGCCCCATAACCGTAACGGAAGGTACCAATACTATCGTGGGAAGCGACCCTGAGAAAATTATGGCGTGTGTCGACGACATTATGGTTACCGGCGGTAAAACCGGCCGAGTCCCTGAATACTGGGATGGTCGGGCAGCAGTCAGAATAGTCGATGAAATTTTGCGGCATTATTTGCAGGCAGGGTGA